In a single window of the Phaeobacter sp. G2 genome:
- a CDS encoding SDR family NAD(P)-dependent oxidoreductase → MSTSDRPVMMLSGGNRGIGYCIAQAAQARGWHVSLGLRDPSVLPHGLDPQLTDLHAYDATSRSAEAKWVDATVARHSRIDTIVANAGLFTDTSIIDAEEGEVDTLLEINLRAPRRLAKAAWPMLRACGCGRVAILGSLSGKRVASKGSALYSVSKFAAIGLAHALRLEGWDDGIRATAFCPGLVATEMGATAAGDAVAAKEMTQPDEIAHLVLEIIGLSNSASIAEMHINWQTDGIF, encoded by the coding sequence ATGAGCACATCAGACAGGCCCGTCATGATGCTGTCTGGCGGCAATAGAGGCATCGGCTATTGCATCGCACAGGCGGCGCAAGCGCGGGGCTGGCACGTCAGCCTTGGCCTGCGTGATCCATCGGTCTTGCCCCATGGGCTTGATCCGCAGCTCACCGATCTTCACGCTTATGACGCCACCTCGCGCAGCGCCGAAGCTAAGTGGGTGGACGCCACTGTCGCAAGGCATAGCCGGATTGATACGATTGTCGCCAATGCCGGCCTGTTCACCGACACTTCGATCATCGACGCTGAGGAAGGCGAGGTCGACACCCTGTTAGAGATCAACCTGCGCGCCCCGCGCCGCCTCGCCAAAGCGGCATGGCCGATGTTGCGGGCCTGCGGATGCGGGCGGGTGGCGATCCTCGGATCACTGTCTGGCAAACGTGTGGCATCAAAAGGCTCTGCGTTGTACTCGGTCAGCAAATTCGCCGCCATTGGTTTGGCCCATGCTCTGCGCCTTGAGGGCTGGGACGATGGCATCCGCGCGACGGCCTTCTGTCCGGGCCTTGTCGCGACAGAAATGGGCGCGACCGCGGCGGGCGACGCCGTTGCAGCAAAAGAGATGACCCAACCTGACGAAATCGCGCATCTGGTATTAGAGATCATCGGCCTGTCCAACTCGGCCAGCATTGCAGAAATG
- a CDS encoding GAF domain-containing protein: MADQDHKITAQMQEVFAQVTQTCETQFGFRFLTILKILPDPVNVLRVHSSSPDDYQIGALKPMGGTPWGKLVIDGSQTWLGNGADEVLWAFPDAQLILSKGCKACACAPVISEGKTVGVLSLNASLDAYTAEDLHEMSRIAQHLIPALRH; this comes from the coding sequence ATGGCTGACCAAGACCACAAGATTACCGCGCAGATGCAGGAAGTCTTCGCACAGGTCACGCAAACCTGCGAAACACAGTTCGGCTTTCGTTTTCTGACCATTCTGAAAATTCTACCCGACCCGGTGAATGTCCTGCGGGTGCATAGCTCCTCGCCAGATGACTACCAAATCGGCGCGCTCAAACCGATGGGAGGCACGCCTTGGGGCAAGCTGGTGATTGACGGCAGCCAGACATGGCTAGGCAACGGCGCGGATGAGGTGCTCTGGGCCTTTCCCGATGCGCAACTGATCCTATCCAAAGGCTGCAAAGCCTGTGCCTGCGCGCCGGTGATCTCAGAGGGAAAGACGGTTGGCGTGCTATCGCTGAATGCGAGCCTGGACGCATATACGGCAGAAGACCTGCACGAAATGAGCCGGATTGCCCAACATTTGATCCCCGCTTTAAGGCATTGA
- a CDS encoding amidohydrolase family protein, with protein sequence MTSILIKNACIVDGSQDRPTDPMQIAIESGKIKEVAPTVSFTADEEIDLKGYTVMPGLVDCHVHTIAASANLGANAAAPSSLIAAKSARLMYQMLMRGFTTVRDLGGADRGLQQAVEQGYFIAPRLVICGKALSQTGGHTDYRGPYDNRPVEWYANQLGSMGRICDGLPEVLRAAREEIKSGAQFIKVMADGGVSSPSDPVGYLVFSTEELKAFVEIADNFGTYVAAHLYADEAIVRALDCGITCIEHGNLISDDTIARVAREGAVVVPTNITYDLLARRGAEFGLQPASVAKIEDVRLPGLERLVKMHDAGVTMGYGSDLLGGMQSEQSGEFPLRGRYIPAHDVIRSATLDAAKVLRMEGQIGALVPGAFADLVAVDGNPLNNLDLLTEQGAHMPLIMQNGVAVKRTGSL encoded by the coding sequence ATGACCAGCATATTGATCAAAAACGCCTGCATCGTTGACGGCAGCCAAGACCGACCCACAGATCCGATGCAGATCGCCATCGAGAGCGGTAAGATCAAAGAGGTTGCACCGACGGTTTCTTTCACTGCCGACGAAGAGATCGACCTTAAGGGATATACCGTGATGCCCGGGCTGGTCGATTGTCACGTGCATACAATTGCAGCCAGTGCCAATCTTGGGGCCAACGCGGCGGCCCCCTCGTCCTTGATCGCAGCCAAAAGCGCGCGGCTGATGTACCAGATGCTCATGCGTGGCTTTACCACGGTGCGAGATCTCGGCGGTGCTGACCGCGGCCTGCAACAGGCCGTTGAGCAAGGGTATTTCATCGCGCCGCGGTTGGTGATCTGTGGCAAAGCCCTGTCCCAGACTGGTGGCCACACCGATTATCGCGGCCCCTACGACAACCGCCCTGTCGAATGGTACGCCAATCAACTGGGTTCTATGGGCCGGATTTGTGACGGCCTGCCCGAAGTGTTGCGCGCCGCCCGCGAGGAAATCAAATCCGGGGCGCAATTCATCAAGGTCATGGCCGACGGTGGCGTGTCTTCGCCCTCTGATCCCGTCGGCTATCTGGTGTTCTCCACAGAAGAGCTAAAGGCGTTCGTCGAAATTGCCGATAATTTTGGCACCTATGTTGCCGCGCATCTTTATGCGGACGAAGCCATCGTACGGGCACTGGATTGCGGCATCACCTGTATTGAACACGGCAACCTGATCAGCGATGACACCATCGCCCGCGTGGCCCGCGAGGGGGCGGTCGTCGTGCCGACGAACATCACCTATGACCTGCTGGCCCGTCGCGGAGCAGAATTTGGCCTGCAACCGGCATCGGTCGCCAAGATCGAGGATGTGCGCCTGCCTGGGTTGGAGCGGCTGGTCAAAATGCATGACGCCGGAGTAACCATGGGCTACGGCTCTGATTTGTTGGGCGGCATGCAGTCCGAACAATCTGGCGAATTCCCCCTGCGTGGGCGTTATATTCCTGCGCATGATGTGATCCGCTCTGCCACACTGGACGCAGCCAAGGTGCTACGGATGGAAGGGCAGATCGGTGCCTTGGTGCCCGGTGCGTTTGCTGATCTGGTCGCGGTGGACGGCAACCCGCTGAACAATCTGGACCTGCTGACCGAACAAGGCGCGCATATGCCGCTGATCATGCAAAATGGCGTGGCCGTCAAACGCACAGGTTCCCTATGA